In Brevibacillus brevis NBRC 100599, a single genomic region encodes these proteins:
- a CDS encoding cyclase family protein gives MNRKARRFIDLSVPLDRLAKEPFPPEIQYNSHEEGAVQAAQYFGLQPTDFPEQKAWASETVTLTTHTGTHVDAPWHYWPTSEGEPAKTIDQLPLEWFYGDGVLLDFSEKPSGYEITVKDVKQKLAQIEYELKPFDIVLIRTDADKRYYEAHYFQSHAGVSAEATHWLIDQEIKVMGTDGWGWDIPFSVQAADYKQNPRDGVLWAAHYVGKEKEYCQIEKLANLEQLPRPYGFTVSVFPVKVKGASAGWARPVAIFEEEE, from the coding sequence ATGAATAGAAAAGCACGTCGGTTCATTGATCTGAGTGTGCCTCTTGATCGTCTGGCAAAAGAACCGTTCCCACCTGAGATTCAATACAATAGTCATGAAGAAGGGGCTGTCCAAGCCGCGCAGTATTTCGGATTGCAACCAACGGATTTTCCCGAACAGAAGGCTTGGGCGAGTGAAACGGTGACACTCACGACACATACAGGGACACATGTCGATGCACCATGGCATTACTGGCCTACTTCAGAGGGAGAGCCAGCGAAAACGATTGATCAGTTGCCATTGGAGTGGTTCTACGGAGATGGTGTCCTGCTTGACTTTAGTGAAAAGCCGTCTGGCTATGAAATTACGGTGAAGGATGTGAAACAGAAGCTCGCCCAAATCGAATACGAACTGAAACCGTTCGATATTGTCCTGATCAGGACGGACGCGGATAAACGATATTATGAAGCTCACTATTTTCAATCACATGCGGGAGTATCCGCCGAAGCGACACATTGGTTGATCGATCAAGAAATCAAGGTCATGGGAACCGATGGGTGGGGATGGGATATCCCGTTTTCCGTTCAAGCCGCTGATTATAAACAAAATCCGCGCGATGGCGTTTTATGGGCGGCTCACTATGTGGGTAAAGAGAAGGAGTATTGCCAAATTGAAAAGCTGGCGAATTTGGAGCAATTGCCGAGGCCCTACGGGTTTACCGTTTCTGTGTTCCCTGTAAAAGTAAAGGGAGCAAGTGCGGGATGGGCGCGTCCTGTTGCGATTTTTGAAGAAGAGGAGTAG
- a CDS encoding Ada metal-binding domain-containing protein — protein MPTPKKPAPQDADSAKTYTLLGADRSFYQSDTPGTLGGYRPRKIYGRLDCPSAIRAITRGGYVRHRVFFADEATAIAAGYRPCAACLREKYLLWKALPL, from the coding sequence ATGCCTACACCGAAAAAGCCAGCACCTCAAGATGCTGACTCTGCCAAAACATACACCCTGCTCGGAGCTGATCGTTCCTTTTATCAAAGTGATACTCCGGGTACATTGGGGGGCTATCGACCACGCAAAATATACGGCCGACTGGATTGCCCCTCTGCCATCAGAGCTATTACGCGAGGCGGTTATGTCCGTCATCGCGTATTTTTTGCGGATGAAGCCACTGCTATTGCTGCGGGGTATCGGCCTTGCGCTGCTTGTTTACGGGAGAAATATTTGTTGTGGAAAGCCCTTCCCCTTTAA
- a CDS encoding nitroreductase family protein — protein sequence MSEFTTLVKNRRSANKFLTDVTITPAEIDEIMSLVKFAPSAFNLQHAHYVVVIDPEAKERVYEAAYRQYKVKTASAVVLVFGDKEAYQSVERINEGLLHLGVMDQREYDHNNSSVRAMHEAGGEQFKRDEAIRNANLSAMLFMLAAKDKGWDTCPMIGFDPAAVQEIAKVPDSFVPALMITIGKEDTSSQRVRGYRKPVGEFVSYNTFQATK from the coding sequence ATGAGTGAATTCACTACCCTTGTAAAAAACAGAAGATCCGCAAACAAGTTTCTAACGGATGTAACGATAACACCTGCTGAGATCGATGAAATCATGTCCCTGGTCAAATTCGCACCATCAGCATTTAATTTGCAGCATGCCCATTATGTAGTTGTCATCGATCCAGAAGCCAAAGAGCGTGTATATGAAGCAGCATATAGACAATATAAGGTAAAGACCGCTTCGGCAGTAGTGCTTGTATTTGGTGACAAGGAAGCGTATCAAAGCGTAGAGCGCATTAATGAAGGTCTTCTTCATTTAGGAGTCATGGATCAACGTGAGTACGACCACAACAATTCTTCTGTCAGAGCAATGCACGAGGCTGGAGGAGAGCAGTTCAAGCGTGATGAAGCGATCCGCAATGCCAATTTGTCCGCAATGCTGTTCATGCTCGCTGCAAAGGATAAAGGCTGGGATACGTGCCCGATGATCGGATTCGACCCGGCAGCGGTGCAAGAGATAGCGAAGGTTCCGGACAGCTTTGTGCCAGCTTTGATGATCACGATTGGAAAAGAAGATACATCCAGTCAGCGTGTCAGAGGGTACCGCAAGCCCGTTGGAGAGTTCGTAAGCTACAACACATTCCAAGCAACTAAATAA
- a CDS encoding DNA-3-methyladenine glycosylase 2: MTSGLSHSAWVDNRDEIILSVPTEFSFSQNLHYLSRASNECMFHIQNGRLYKAIPIGQDSQVVEIHAKNDQGLTVRFLSPSLPNEKVRTEVARYVRDWFDLDRDLVPFYELAAGDALLKQAVEKFYGLRTMGIPDLFEALSWGIIGQQINLTYAYTLKRRLVEAFGRRVEFEGETYWLFPTAEKIAGLSVTDLDGLRMTTKKCEYLIDVAQLIVEGKLSKELLWDGGDYQTAEKRLTSIRGIGPWTANYVLMRCLRMPSAFPIDDVGLHNAIKFLLGKEKKPTKAEIRELSKTWTNWESYATFYLWRFLY; encoded by the coding sequence ATGACAAGCGGTCTATCACACTCGGCTTGGGTCGATAATAGAGATGAAATCATTTTGTCCGTACCTACGGAATTCAGTTTTTCGCAAAATCTTCACTACTTGTCCAGAGCATCCAACGAATGCATGTTTCACATTCAAAATGGGCGCCTCTACAAAGCCATCCCGATTGGACAGGATTCACAAGTGGTCGAAATTCACGCAAAGAATGATCAAGGATTGACTGTGCGTTTTCTCAGCCCTTCACTTCCCAATGAAAAAGTACGAACAGAAGTAGCACGTTATGTGCGAGACTGGTTTGATCTGGACAGGGATCTCGTTCCGTTTTATGAGCTTGCTGCAGGGGATGCTCTTCTAAAGCAGGCCGTTGAAAAGTTTTACGGGCTGCGGACCATGGGTATTCCCGACCTATTTGAAGCGCTCAGTTGGGGAATCATTGGACAACAAATTAACCTGACCTACGCGTACACGCTTAAACGACGGTTGGTAGAGGCATTCGGAAGACGGGTAGAATTCGAAGGAGAGACGTATTGGCTTTTTCCCACAGCAGAAAAAATCGCCGGATTATCCGTCACTGATCTGGATGGATTGCGCATGACGACCAAGAAATGCGAGTATTTAATTGACGTCGCACAACTCATCGTTGAAGGGAAACTATCGAAAGAGCTATTATGGGACGGAGGAGATTATCAAACCGCGGAGAAACGATTGACCAGTATCCGCGGGATTGGACCGTGGACGGCCAATTATGTGCTCATGCGCTGTCTGCGAATGCCCTCTGCTTTTCCCATTGATGATGTCGGCCTGCACAATGCGATCAAATTTTTACTAGGCAAAGAAAAAAAGCCGACAAAAGCAGAAATACGAGAGCTGTCCAAGACTTGGACGAATTGGGAGTCGTACGCTACTTTTTATTTATGGCGTTTTCTTTATTAA
- a CDS encoding ring-cleaving dioxygenase encodes MTQQTAGIHHITAFVTSAQNNVDFYAGFLGLRLVKKTINFDAPDVYHLYFGNEVGSPGTAITFFPWETGRRGRVGGGQVGYTTFLIPVGAFSFWEDRLKKFGIEYSRVERFNETYLQFTDRDGLQLEIVEREGGPASKWSFGGVPADKAIKGFGGAILYSMAPAHTMDVLERLMGLTRVGEENGLVRFKAHGDLGNVIDVNAEPIPRGAGGAGTIHHIAWRAVDDQDHQLWQQRAAQSGLHPTDIIDRQYFNAIYFREPGEILFEIATDPPGFERDEPFEALGQKLMLPEWYEPRRAQIEQGLTPITVRVLEEDK; translated from the coding sequence ATGACACAGCAAACAGCAGGAATTCACCATATCACAGCTTTTGTAACAAGCGCCCAAAATAATGTTGATTTTTATGCGGGGTTTCTCGGATTGCGCTTGGTGAAAAAAACGATCAACTTCGATGCACCAGATGTATATCATCTGTACTTCGGGAATGAGGTCGGTAGTCCAGGAACTGCGATCACCTTTTTCCCGTGGGAAACTGGTCGCCGTGGACGCGTTGGCGGTGGGCAGGTTGGCTATACGACTTTCTTGATTCCAGTGGGGGCGTTTTCCTTCTGGGAGGATCGACTGAAAAAATTCGGAATCGAGTACAGCCGCGTGGAGCGTTTTAATGAAACGTATCTGCAATTCACAGACAGAGACGGCTTACAGCTGGAGATTGTGGAACGTGAAGGCGGTCCAGCGAGCAAATGGTCCTTTGGCGGAGTGCCAGCTGACAAGGCGATCAAAGGCTTCGGCGGAGCGATCCTGTACAGCATGGCTCCAGCCCACACCATGGATGTTCTCGAGAGACTGATGGGACTGACCAGAGTCGGCGAAGAAAACGGCCTTGTCCGTTTCAAGGCTCACGGCGATTTGGGCAATGTCATTGACGTGAATGCCGAGCCGATACCAAGAGGAGCAGGCGGTGCAGGTACGATCCACCATATCGCATGGCGTGCCGTAGACGATCAGGATCACCAGCTATGGCAACAGCGTGCGGCTCAATCCGGTCTCCATCCGACGGATATTATCGACCGTCAATATTTCAACGCTATCTACTTCCGCGAGCCGGGTGAGATTTTGTTTGAGATTGCAACAGATCCTCCAGGCTTTGAACGAGATGAGCCATTTGAGGCATTGGGTCAAAAACTGATGCTCCCTGAGTGGTATGAGCCACGTCGTGCCCAGATTGAGCAAGGCTTGACGCCGATTACAGTCAGAGTGTTGGAGGAAGATAAATAA
- a CDS encoding deoxyribonuclease IV, giving the protein MLKIGSHVSFSGKGLLNAAQEAATYGSSTFMIYTGAPQNTRRKPIEDQYITEGKEVMAKQGVDEIVVHAPYIINLGSYKDDTYELAVRFLQEEIRRTDYIGVKNIVLHPGAYTDKDAEYGIARIAEGLNEVLTGIKDTDVKIALETMAGKGTEIGRSFEEIAAIIEKVEDNSRLTVCMDTCHIHDAGYDIVNDFDGVLEQFDRTIGLDRLAVVHLNDSKNFRGAGKDRHAPIGAGLIGFDAMNYIVNHEKIRHLPLVLETPWISKEKGNERPMYEAEIALLRGEVDKRFGNEFMDHVERLDFFFRKQDVTRREYVVGIWELLKNDAKAKKADGREPMERLYDMVKEARLFPELTEEQINHRLTAYFAIPKYS; this is encoded by the coding sequence ATGCTAAAAATAGGTTCGCACGTATCATTCTCCGGTAAAGGACTGCTGAATGCCGCCCAAGAAGCAGCCACCTACGGCTCGAGTACCTTTATGATCTACACGGGTGCGCCGCAAAACACCCGCCGCAAGCCGATCGAGGATCAGTACATTACGGAAGGCAAAGAGGTAATGGCGAAGCAGGGCGTGGATGAAATTGTGGTACATGCCCCTTACATTATTAACCTGGGCTCTTACAAGGACGATACCTATGAGCTCGCTGTCCGCTTTCTGCAAGAAGAGATTCGCCGGACCGACTACATTGGTGTCAAAAATATCGTGCTGCACCCTGGTGCTTACACCGACAAAGATGCGGAGTACGGCATCGCCCGGATCGCGGAAGGCTTGAATGAGGTTTTGACAGGCATTAAAGACACCGACGTAAAAATTGCGTTGGAGACTATGGCGGGCAAAGGGACGGAAATCGGTCGCAGCTTTGAGGAAATCGCGGCCATCATCGAGAAAGTAGAAGACAATAGCAGACTGACCGTCTGCATGGATACTTGCCACATTCACGACGCTGGCTACGATATCGTCAACGACTTCGATGGCGTCCTGGAACAGTTTGACCGGACAATCGGCTTGGACCGTCTCGCCGTTGTTCACTTGAATGACAGCAAAAACTTCCGCGGGGCAGGCAAAGACCGCCATGCGCCAATCGGTGCGGGACTCATCGGCTTTGATGCGATGAATTACATCGTGAACCACGAGAAAATCCGTCACCTTCCGCTTGTACTGGAGACACCTTGGATCAGCAAGGAAAAAGGCAACGAGCGTCCGATGTACGAGGCAGAAATCGCCCTCCTACGCGGGGAAGTGGACAAGCGCTTCGGCAACGAATTCATGGATCATGTGGAGCGCCTCGATTTCTTTTTCCGCAAACAAGATGTCACCAGACGCGAGTATGTAGTTGGGATTTGGGAGCTGCTCAAAAACGACGCGAAGGCAAAGAAAGCCGATGGTCGTGAGCCGATGGAGCGTCTGTACGATATGGTGAAGGAAGCGAGATTGTTCCCAGAGCTCACCGAAGAACAGATCAACCACCGCTTGACTGCCTACTTCGCGATTCCGAAATACTCGTAA
- a CDS encoding GNAT family N-acetyltransferase, with amino-acid sequence MFSIRPYEKSDYPSIMAYDLPQEQAIYTSMPVDVIEATQNNPGYKPYVVFDAGHLIGFFALFTPHTGNPYTPNGEAVIFKSFSIDSRYQKKGYALRVFHELANIARVHYPERDEIVLTVHHTNTPAIQLYKKAGLVDQGWRFAGEFGEELIFHLDLTAST; translated from the coding sequence ATGTTCAGTATCAGACCGTACGAAAAAAGCGACTACCCTTCAATCATGGCTTACGATTTGCCGCAAGAACAAGCGATCTACACGTCTATGCCAGTCGATGTGATCGAAGCAACTCAAAACAATCCTGGCTATAAGCCCTATGTGGTTTTCGACGCAGGCCATCTAATCGGCTTTTTTGCCTTATTCACACCACACACAGGCAATCCCTACACACCAAATGGCGAGGCGGTTATTTTCAAATCATTTTCGATCGATTCCCGCTATCAAAAAAAGGGCTACGCCTTGCGTGTATTCCATGAGTTGGCTAACATTGCACGAGTGCATTACCCGGAGCGAGATGAAATCGTGTTGACCGTGCATCATACGAATACGCCAGCGATCCAACTGTATAAAAAAGCGGGGCTAGTCGATCAGGGATGGAGATTTGCGGGTGAGTTTGGCGAGGAGCTGATTTTTCATCTCGATTTGACAGCATCCACATAA
- a CDS encoding bifunctional transcriptional activator/DNA repair enzyme AdaA has translation MLEERVTDERWQAIIHNDVSYDDQFFYAVKTTKIFCRPSCKSKPPKRENVRVFQNASQALREEFRPCKRCKPTGERLPDREWVAQITQYIDSHYNEKLTLEHLADMCHGSPFHLQRTFKRLMDMTPVEYIQKKRIERARELLAHSNNQIADVAQLVGMPNTPYFITLFKKMTGKTPSEYRQLNVKQQTT, from the coding sequence GTGTTGGAGGAACGGGTAACCGATGAGCGATGGCAGGCTATTATTCATAACGATGTGTCTTACGATGATCAATTTTTTTATGCGGTAAAAACGACGAAGATCTTTTGTAGACCGTCATGCAAGTCGAAGCCACCGAAGAGGGAGAATGTGCGGGTTTTCCAAAATGCAAGCCAAGCCCTGCGGGAAGAATTTCGGCCATGTAAACGTTGCAAGCCCACGGGAGAGAGGTTACCTGATCGTGAGTGGGTAGCACAAATTACACAGTATATTGATTCTCATTATAACGAAAAGCTGACGTTGGAGCATTTGGCTGATATGTGCCATGGCAGTCCGTTTCATTTGCAGCGAACGTTTAAGCGACTCATGGATATGACGCCCGTGGAGTACATCCAGAAAAAACGGATAGAAAGGGCGCGAGAGCTGCTGGCTCATTCGAACAACCAGATCGCGGATGTTGCGCAATTGGTAGGAATGCCGAATACGCCGTATTTTATCACGTTGTTTAAAAAAATGACGGGTAAGACCCCGAGTGAATATCGCCAACTGAACGTCAAACAACAAACGACATAA
- a CDS encoding alpha/beta fold hydrolase, giving the protein MDYDIFHLGDVRLQSGVTLPHAFIAYKTYGTLNAAKDNVIIFPTSFGDQHYQNEWLIGEDKALNPNQYFIIIPNMLGNGLSSSPSNTASPYDQSHFPHVTIYDNVAVQHRLITERFGIKKIALATGWSMGAIQAFHWAASYPDMVERLAPFAGTAKTWPHNIVLIEGIRAALQADVAWNNGQYTAPPEVGLRTLGRVYASWGFSQPFYREECYKALGYETLSEFISGFWEESFVPSDANDLLAMMWTWQHADISQNDRYKGDFETALRSIQARTVVMPVRTDLYFTPEDSEYETKHIPNATFKPIESIWGHLAGFGLNPVDTAFIDNTLKELLGRN; this is encoded by the coding sequence ATGGATTACGACATTTTTCACTTGGGAGATGTTCGCTTGCAGTCAGGAGTGACACTACCGCATGCATTTATTGCTTACAAAACGTACGGCACGCTCAACGCAGCCAAGGATAACGTCATTATATTTCCTACATCGTTTGGAGACCAGCATTACCAAAACGAATGGCTTATCGGGGAAGATAAGGCTTTGAACCCGAATCAATATTTTATCATCATTCCCAACATGCTCGGCAACGGGCTATCGTCCTCCCCGAGCAACACGGCAAGCCCGTATGATCAGTCCCATTTTCCACATGTTACGATCTACGATAATGTCGCAGTTCAGCATCGACTCATTACGGAGAGGTTTGGCATCAAAAAAATTGCGCTGGCAACTGGCTGGTCGATGGGAGCCATCCAGGCTTTTCATTGGGCGGCGAGCTACCCAGATATGGTCGAAAGATTGGCTCCTTTTGCCGGAACCGCAAAAACATGGCCGCATAACATCGTCTTGATCGAAGGCATCCGAGCAGCATTGCAAGCCGATGTAGCTTGGAATAACGGGCAGTATACAGCGCCTCCCGAGGTGGGCTTACGTACCTTGGGCCGCGTTTATGCGAGTTGGGGGTTTTCACAGCCATTTTACCGAGAGGAATGCTATAAAGCTTTGGGCTATGAGACACTTTCGGAATTTATCTCGGGATTTTGGGAGGAGAGCTTTGTTCCTTCGGATGCAAATGACTTGCTGGCGATGATGTGGACGTGGCAGCATGCCGACATTAGCCAAAATGATAGGTACAAGGGAGACTTTGAGACAGCGTTACGAAGCATCCAGGCACGAACGGTTGTGATGCCCGTACGGACTGATTTGTATTTCACGCCAGAGGACAGTGAATATGAGACGAAGCACATCCCCAACGCTACCTTTAAGCCGATTGAATCAATCTGGGGACACTTGGCTGGGTTTGGACTTAATCCAGTCGATACCGCTTTTATTGATAACACGTTAAAAGAACTGTTGGGAAGGAACTGA
- a CDS encoding response regulator transcription factor — translation MKLTILIADDDPHVRELLRFYLAKEGYNVLACVDGEEASQLLEQESVQLAIVDVMMPGKNGWELCREIREFYDLPVILLTAKGEVRDKEKGFLAGTDDYLTKPFEPTELLYRIKALLRRYQMVSKQIIVLNDTVIDRISHVVKVKEELIHLPLKEFELLAQLASFPDRIFTRDQLLELVWGGDTESDSRTIDVHIKRLREKFTEKTNDFVISTVRGLGYKLEVRGS, via the coding sequence ATGAAACTGACGATACTGATTGCAGATGACGATCCACATGTACGTGAGCTATTGCGATTTTACTTAGCAAAAGAAGGGTACAACGTTTTGGCTTGTGTGGATGGAGAAGAGGCTTCACAACTGTTGGAACAGGAATCCGTCCAGCTCGCCATCGTGGATGTGATGATGCCAGGCAAAAACGGTTGGGAGCTGTGCCGGGAGATCAGAGAATTTTACGACCTTCCTGTCATCCTGCTAACGGCAAAAGGAGAGGTGAGGGATAAGGAAAAAGGTTTTTTGGCGGGGACGGATGATTATTTGACCAAGCCATTTGAGCCTACCGAATTGCTATACCGCATCAAGGCCTTGCTGCGTCGGTATCAGATGGTCAGCAAACAAATCATTGTCTTAAACGATACCGTCATCGATCGGATCAGCCATGTCGTGAAGGTAAAAGAAGAGTTGATTCATTTACCGTTAAAGGAATTTGAACTGCTTGCCCAGCTTGCTAGTTTTCCTGATCGGATTTTTACCCGGGATCAACTGTTGGAGCTTGTGTGGGGCGGCGATACCGAGAGCGATAGTCGTACCATCGATGTGCATATTAAGCGGCTGCGAGAAAAGTTTACGGAGAAAACAAATGACTTTGTCATTTCTACCGTTCGCGGCTTAGGCTACAAGCTGGAGGTACGAGGCTCGTGA
- a CDS encoding alpha/beta hydrolase → MNLKHIFRKGTETEAPTLLLLHGTGGDENNLLPLADRIYPGASVLSVRGNVLENGMPRFFKRLAEGVFDEEDLVYRTQELHEFLDQAAVTYQIDRDNIVAVGYSNGANIAGSLLFHYPNPLKGAILYHPMVPRRGIALPDMSAIPVFIGAGTNDPICTAQETEELNQLLTEAGADVTVHWDSYGHQLTVKEVEASAAWFTEKFRK, encoded by the coding sequence ATGAACTTGAAGCACATTTTTCGAAAAGGAACCGAAACAGAAGCACCAACCCTGTTGTTGCTTCATGGCACGGGCGGAGATGAGAACAATCTCTTGCCACTGGCCGATCGCATTTATCCAGGCGCTTCTGTTCTGAGCGTCCGTGGGAATGTTCTCGAAAACGGCATGCCGCGATTTTTCAAACGCTTGGCAGAGGGTGTTTTTGACGAAGAGGATTTGGTCTACCGCACGCAGGAGCTGCATGAGTTTTTGGATCAAGCGGCGGTTACGTATCAGATCGACCGAGACAATATCGTGGCAGTCGGCTATTCGAACGGGGCGAATATTGCAGGTAGTCTCCTGTTCCATTACCCGAATCCGCTAAAAGGAGCGATTCTTTACCACCCAATGGTTCCACGTCGTGGGATCGCTCTCCCTGATATGTCAGCCATCCCAGTGTTCATCGGAGCGGGCACGAATGATCCGATCTGTACTGCACAAGAGACGGAGGAGCTGAACCAACTACTGACTGAAGCAGGTGCTGACGTGACTGTGCATTGGGATTCGTATGGTCATCAGCTGACGGTGAAAGAAGTAGAGGCTTCGGCCGCGTGGTTTACAGAGAAGTTTCGCAAGTAA
- a CDS encoding DinB family protein, which translates to MTHYAKNMYDFHAWANQTLINRLKELPEGVYEQEVQSVFPTVAKVMEHIYMVDHSWLLILQGMDMQAAMDETWRQEKKITGKSLEEVEQLYAELVEQFRAFLSQEEDLERRIVLDNPYTRVRDTSLAEIIMQVVNHGTYHRGNITAMLRQMGYSSVMTEYALYWYAN; encoded by the coding sequence ATGACACACTATGCCAAAAACATGTATGACTTTCACGCATGGGCGAATCAGACGTTAATCAATCGCTTGAAGGAACTTCCGGAAGGTGTTTACGAGCAGGAGGTCCAAAGCGTTTTCCCGACCGTTGCAAAAGTGATGGAGCATATTTATATGGTGGACCATAGCTGGCTTCTCATATTGCAGGGGATGGATATGCAAGCTGCCATGGATGAGACATGGCGGCAAGAGAAGAAAATTACGGGAAAAAGCTTGGAGGAAGTAGAGCAGTTGTATGCCGAGCTGGTCGAGCAATTCAGAGCTTTTCTCAGCCAAGAAGAAGATTTGGAGCGGCGCATTGTCCTTGATAATCCGTACACGAGAGTACGCGATACGAGCTTGGCAGAAATCATCATGCAAGTGGTCAATCACGGTACGTATCATCGTGGAAACATAACGGCGATGCTGCGCCAAATGGGGTATTCTTCTGTTATGACCGAGTATGCTCTTTACTGGTACGCCAACTGA
- a CDS encoding threonine aldolase family protein: MNDTKTLREVFKKTTYQIAGHSKRDLHQLQQVLSRVDGNVEGDMYGTGELIENFQRKMAEYLGKESAVFFPSGTMAQQIALRIWCDEKGIKKVAYHPLCHLEIHEEDGLKELHQIEAVLLADKNSVIELDDVLGMDDDIACLLLELPQREIGGQLPAYENLEAISRYCREKGIRLHLDGARLLEILPYYQKTAEEVCALFDSVYVSFYKGIGGIAGAILAGDEDFTKQSKVWKRRHGGDLISLYPYIVTAEYHFEQRKHKFSQYYEHAKELAALYNQCQGISTRPTVPVSNMFHVHADLPKEELERIMVSLSEETGIGFTHYVRQDDESSSSYEVSIGDRYAMIPKEELALAFEKLHQKIGEQKSNAV; this comes from the coding sequence ATGAACGATACGAAAACCTTGCGAGAAGTATTTAAAAAGACCACTTATCAAATCGCCGGGCACAGCAAGAGAGACCTCCATCAATTGCAGCAGGTCCTGTCCAGGGTGGATGGGAATGTGGAGGGCGATATGTACGGAACAGGCGAACTCATCGAGAATTTTCAGCGCAAGATGGCCGAATATTTGGGCAAAGAGTCTGCCGTGTTCTTTCCGAGCGGTACGATGGCCCAACAAATCGCGTTACGTATCTGGTGCGATGAGAAGGGAATCAAAAAGGTCGCCTATCATCCGCTCTGCCACTTGGAGATCCACGAGGAGGATGGGCTCAAGGAGCTGCATCAAATCGAGGCTGTCTTGCTGGCGGATAAAAACAGCGTGATTGAACTGGACGATGTTCTCGGCATGGACGACGATATCGCGTGCCTGTTGCTGGAATTGCCACAGCGTGAGATTGGCGGACAGCTGCCCGCGTATGAGAATTTGGAGGCGATCTCCCGTTATTGTCGGGAAAAAGGAATTCGCCTGCATCTGGATGGTGCCCGGCTTTTGGAAATCCTGCCGTATTACCAGAAGACAGCCGAGGAGGTATGCGCATTGTTCGATAGCGTGTACGTTTCCTTTTACAAAGGGATAGGCGGAATTGCCGGGGCGATCCTGGCTGGGGATGAAGACTTCACGAAGCAATCGAAGGTATGGAAAAGACGCCATGGCGGGGACCTGATTAGTTTGTACCCGTATATTGTCACGGCAGAATACCATTTTGAACAGAGAAAGCATAAATTCAGTCAATATTACGAGCATGCAAAAGAGCTGGCGGCACTCTACAATCAATGCCAGGGGATATCCACGAGACCGACCGTGCCTGTGTCCAACATGTTTCATGTTCACGCAGATTTGCCGAAGGAAGAGCTCGAGCGTATCATGGTCTCACTTAGTGAAGAGACAGGAATTGGCTTCACGCATTATGTCAGACAAGATGACGAATCTTCTAGCTCCTATGAGGTAAGTATTGGCGATCGGTATGCGATGATCCCGAAGGAAGAGCTGGCATTGGCGTTCGAAAAGCTGCATCAGAAAATAGGGGAGCAGAAATCAAATGCAGTGTAA